TATGTCGATGTTGAATGATCAGATCGAAAGAGGAGAACCTCTCTTTAGCCGTAAATCTTACTGGGATGTTTTGCGTCCTCAAGGTGCTTCGCAAAAATCAGTTCGTATCCAAGCCGTTATCGGTCAGTACCCAGCTTGCAAAACCGGCAAATCAACGGATGGTACGACTCAGCTAGATATCCAGCCAGATCCTAAGACCGCTCCGTCTGGAAAATCTTCGAAGCGTGCAAGACAGCAGTCTCAAAAGGCTCCTTCTTCAAACAAAAAAGCCCGCGTTGCAAACTCAAACCGTTCGTAATTTCACAAAATGAGTTCCTCGGATATCTCCGAGGAGCTCTATTTGCAATTTTCCCTGACAGATTTTCTGCGCTTCTTCGAGCACATTCCAGCGATGCTCCGGCAAATCACGAAGAAGCACGTACGCAGCCCCTTTGCGATTTAAACAGTTCGCAATTCCCAGCAAAAGATTCTTTAAATCCGAATCAATAAAGAAACGGCAGCGATTTTTAAACTCCGAAGTCGAAAGCTTTCCCTGTCCTTGCAAGAAGTACGGCGGATTGCAAAGAATCAAATCGTACTTTCCTGTAAATTCAGGCTTCTGCAAGTCATCGTAGTTTCTCCGCAAAAAATGACATTGCGTTGGCAACTCTCCCAGGCGTTTTAGATTTTCCTGAAAGTGCGGTAGATAGACATCTTGAATTTCGAGGAAATCAAAATCCCTCGGCAGGCTTTTGTCTGCAGCCCGGCGATGAAACAAGAAGTCCATGCCGATAATCCCCGAGCCCGCGCACAGATCCAGCCCGCGCTGCGAGCTCAAATCCTTTCCCTCGAGCAGTTCAAACACCCGGCGCGCGAGAAAGACCGAATCATGCGAGAAACGGTATTCTTCCGGCTGGGAGTAATTAAACGTGTAATGGGGATTAATAGAGGACATGCCCCTTCCTACCCCATATCTAAACCTTAAACAATCGTGAAAAAAGGAGATAACCATTTGGTTCATACTTCTTGAAACAATTTACTAAGCAATTCTATCGAAGCAAGGTGCGAACCCTTATAACTAGCTCATACAAAACGGCGCCCATAAAGCCGCAAACTTAAAACTAAGGAGTTCGTTATGAAAAACTTGATCAACACACTGATGATTCTTTCTACTCTCTTCGCAATGTCTGCTTGCACGGATATCGACTACAAAGATCCATCTACAGACTCTTGGAACAACGCTAAGACCACAAGCCGCACAGTTGATGGCAAGACAGTTCCGACGTCCTATATCTTCGACTGCCGTCACATTACAGACGCTAAGAACGTCCACTACTACTATAGCCTGATTGCGGATCCTCAAGGGGTTGAGAGCCGCAACAACCAAGGCGAAAAAGTAACGACTTACAACAATGCGGAATTCGGTATTCAGTACACAGCTTCGAACTACGGCCGCACGACCAGCAACGGCTACACCAAGGGGCTTGTATCAGTTGACGTCGATTTTCAAATTACTGAAAGCAGCAAAGGGTATTCTGAAGCGGTTGTGACTGCGAACGAGAGCACAGTGGCGACTTTCCGTGAGTACTACAAGAACAACCCTTACTTCAACCACGTTCAAGTCGGTGACGAGCTCCTCAGAATGCGCAGCAACCCGTTTTCACGCCATAGCACAAACGTGACTGAGCTGGATCTTCCGGGGCTAACTCAGGGTGATGACCTCGAATGCCGCTAGTCTCATTCTGAGACAAGCACTCCAGTCGTGTGTAAAGCGCAAATCGTCGCACCGAGTCCTCCCTCGGTGCGATATTCATTTTATAGCTTATGGGAACTCAATAGCAGGCATTAGCGTTGCAAATGTTGCAGATAGAGATTCGAGGCTTCCGAGAAGCCTAAAGGAATTATTTTGATGTTTAAGAAGTGGCACTTAACCACCTTCTTAGCTTCTTTTGCCATGCTTTTGGTCGTACCGACCTATGCAAGCAAAGCAAGCTGGACGGACACATTTAAGATGAAGGCCTCCCTTTGCGTTTATTGGGAATGCCCCTCTGTCTTTATGAAGGCGACAGGCCTTAATAAAGTCACGGAACAAGAGGGCCGTATCGCCTCATTGCAGTCCGTAACTCGTGCTCGCGTCGATGCGAAATTCTTTGCTTCAAAAGTAATCTTCACAGAGCCCGGCAGTGAGCCCGATCAACTCTATCGTATGATTCAGATTCGCGTGAATCCCGAAGATAAACTCACGACCTACATTGGCTATGAAGAAACTCCGGTTGAAACCAGCGGTCACCGTGTTGTGAATATAGATAACTACCAAGCTCATACTCTGAAAATTAACGGCCGCCCGCTCATCTCAAAAGAGCTCTCGGTCACTCATCATGCGATCCAAAGCCTGATGATCGAAGGAATCATTGCACCACCAAATAATCAGTATGGCTCAGCAACAAACGCTCGCTTACTGAATAAGTATCTTCTTGAGAAATAGCCTCCATCTAGTCTTGAATAGATTTTTTTGACAAGCCAGAGTTCTACGACAGGCATAGACTGAAAATATGTGGAACTTTCTCTTTCTTCTTTCACTAAGTCTTGGTTTCTCCTCATGGAGCCATGCTGATTGGAAAGTTCCAAATACGCCCCTGGCAAGCATTGGCGATCCCGGCAATCTCTATTTAAATACTCAGGGTCTGACTTACCATTTCAACAACAACGATTTTGCAGGCCAGACCGATAAGCTGATGTCTGGTTCGACAGGTCTTTACTACTACCGCGTCCCAAAAGAAGGCGACGCCCACGACGGCTATGAGTTTTCCGCCAACGCGCGACTACTGATTCCGGTTGTGGCGACTCGGTTTGATCAACCGAAGCTTGCAACTCCCAAAGGTGTATATGGCGATTCGATTGAACTCCGGACAGGTTACTCGCGGATTATCGAGACTTATAAAATTGAAGGAAGTCTGTCGGCGGATTTATATGGTCACTATAACGGTGATGAAATTCAAAAGCGCATTCACAGAATCATCGGTTCGGACAATCATCAGGACGATTACGGCGCGAAATTTTATAGCTCGTACTTCACAGGCGCTATCGGTGTTGGCAAGTTCTTAAGTCCCGACTTCTTAGCCATGGTCTATTATCGCAACGCTGCCGTCGTCAAAGATTACATGATTCGCTTCAACTACAAACATCAATGGGGAGACTGGCAGGTCGGAGCCCAATACCTCATCGCCAAACAGATCAGCAGCAGCTTGTACGAAAACGATGCTCTCGAAAAAGAGCGCCATGAATGGGCCATTGGTATGAAATGGAAGTGGTATCAGAATAGTTTCTCCTACGTTTCGCGCTATCTCTCGTACGATCAGTTTGGACAGTACTATCTGGATCCGCTCATTCTGTCTTACGAATTCTAAACTAGACCATTGGCTTCTAGATCCGGGACAGCAAACCCACTAGGCTTAAAGTATGAAACTACTTTTAAGTTTAATCCTCATTATTGCCGCTTGTAACACCACTGAAAAACGCCAGACCGCGAGCCAAGAAGTCTCACGCTCGCCATGGTTTTTTGAAACCACCACCTACAACATCAGGAATCCTCTCTTTGACGATGTTGAGTTACGTACGGGTTACTATGTCGAGTCAACGCCACTGAAGGGTTGCATTCTCTATCTTGAAGGCCTCGCGGACTCTGTCGCAAATCAAGCGCCTCTCTTTAATCATCTCAGCAAGAACGGATACCGCGTGATCTTCTTTGATTACATGGGACAAGGCGCTTCCGGCGGATCGATGAATAACACCCGCATTGTTGATTCGGCGAATGAATCTCTGCAGATCTCAACCCAGGCGAAATATATTTGGTCGAAGTACGTAGATAAGAAAGATGAACTCAACGGCCAGGACTGCTCGCACAGCAAGAAATTCGTGATGGGCTGGTCAACCGGTGGTCTTGCTGCTTATACACTGGTGCATGAAGGCTGGGCCGATGCTGTTGCGATGATCACGCCGGGCATTCATGTGAAAGCCTTTGTTGGCGAGTCTGCAACGGACAAATCCTTGATGCTCACGTTCAAGCAGACCATCAGCGAAAGAACTCTGACGCGTAATACGTTTAGCGGCACCTTTGATCCACACATCGAGCCGATCAAGCCGATTTCTCCAGCGGTGATTCCGCTTTTTGCAGCAAACCTGATGATCTCATCGAAGCTTTCACAGAAATGGAAAGTGCCAGCGGCGATTCCCGGGATCGCTTTCCTCTCAGGAACCAATGACACTTACGTTGATCGTGAGGCGATTTCTAAGACTCTCAAGAAAAACGCTCCGCACTTTGAACAAGTAAAATACGATGGCGCTCTTCATGAATTGCAAAATGAAATGCCGGAAGTGTCTTCAGATCTTTATGCGCGAACAGTGCGCTTCTTCGATGGCTTGACTGCGGGCTCACCGGCGGCCCCAGGAATGGCATTATAAACTTGCTCGAGCACTGAGCGCCAGTGCTCACGCAGCTGTTCCTTCACACGGCCG
The sequence above is drawn from the Bdellovibrionales bacterium genome and encodes:
- a CDS encoding alpha/beta fold hydrolase — encoded protein: MKLLLSLILIIAACNTTEKRQTASQEVSRSPWFFETTTYNIRNPLFDDVELRTGYYVESTPLKGCILYLEGLADSVANQAPLFNHLSKNGYRVIFFDYMGQGASGGSMNNTRIVDSANESLQISTQAKYIWSKYVDKKDELNGQDCSHSKKFVMGWSTGGLAAYTLVHEGWADAVAMITPGIHVKAFVGESATDKSLMLTFKQTISERTLTRNTFSGTFDPHIEPIKPISPAVIPLFAANLMISSKLSQKWKVPAAIPGIAFLSGTNDTYVDREAISKTLKKNAPHFEQVKYDGALHELQNEMPEVSSDLYARTVRFFDGLTAGSPAAPGMAL
- a CDS encoding RsmD family RNA methyltransferase gives rise to the protein MSSINPHYTFNYSQPEEYRFSHDSVFLARRVFELLEGKDLSSQRGLDLCAGSGIIGMDFLFHRRAADKSLPRDFDFLEIQDVYLPHFQENLKRLGELPTQCHFLRRNYDDLQKPEFTGKYDLILCNPPYFLQGQGKLSTSEFKNRCRFFIDSDLKNLLLGIANCLNRKGAAYVLLRDLPEHRWNVLEEAQKICQGKLQIELLGDIRGTHFVKLRTV